In Clostridium swellfunianum, a genomic segment contains:
- a CDS encoding arylsulfatase translates to MKPNVILIEVDQMRGDCLGILGHPVVETPYLDTMASHGYLFDSAYSATPTCVPARASILTGMSQKSHGRVGYMDKVDWNYEHTIASEFANAGYHTQAIGKMHVYPTRNLCGFHNVVLHDGYFHYCRNSNVPMSEHFDQCDDYLNWLKEKNVNIDLIDSGLECNSWISRPWMHSEEFHPTNWVTAQSIDFLRRRDPRKPFFLKMSYVRPHSPLDPPEVYYNQYINEDIEDSPIGDWADTEDKEASGKIFNCTKGIVNKKALKRAKASYYGLITHIDHQIGRFLQVLSEYNCLNNSIILFTSDHGDLLGDHNLFRKTYPYQGSISVPFIIYDPGKLLGENRGQTISKVVELRDIMPTLLDIAGVDIPDTVDGKSIRILIEGNLNGNWREYIHGEHSGGAVSNHYIVTEKDKYIWYSQTGQEQYFNLKTDPKELHDLIGDDKYSSRIQDLRSKLIKELEGREEGYTDGNKLIVGRAPKECLKHIL, encoded by the coding sequence ATGAAACCAAATGTAATTCTAATTGAAGTAGATCAAATGAGAGGAGACTGTCTTGGGATTTTAGGACATCCTGTAGTTGAAACCCCATATCTGGATACAATGGCTAGTCATGGGTATTTATTTGATAGTGCCTATTCAGCGACACCTACTTGTGTTCCAGCAAGAGCTTCCATACTTACTGGCATGTCCCAGAAATCACATGGAAGAGTGGGATATATGGATAAAGTTGACTGGAATTATGAACATACAATTGCTTCAGAATTTGCAAATGCAGGCTACCATACACAGGCTATAGGAAAGATGCACGTATATCCTACAAGAAATCTCTGTGGATTTCATAATGTTGTTCTGCACGATGGCTATTTTCACTATTGCAGAAACTCTAACGTTCCAATGAGTGAGCATTTTGATCAATGCGATGATTACTTAAATTGGCTAAAAGAAAAAAATGTTAATATTGATTTAATTGATTCTGGATTAGAGTGTAATTCCTGGATATCAAGACCGTGGATGCATAGTGAAGAGTTTCATCCAACAAATTGGGTAACAGCACAATCTATAGATTTTTTGAGAAGACGAGATCCAAGAAAGCCATTTTTCCTAAAGATGTCCTATGTAAGACCACATTCACCATTAGATCCTCCTGAGGTTTATTATAATCAGTACATAAACGAAGATATAGAAGATTCCCCAATTGGAGATTGGGCTGATACAGAAGATAAAGAAGCATCAGGAAAAATCTTTAACTGTACAAAGGGAATAGTTAATAAAAAAGCATTGAAGAGAGCAAAAGCTTCTTATTACGGGCTGATAACTCATATCGACCACCAGATAGGAAGATTTCTTCAAGTTCTATCAGAGTATAACTGTTTAAATAATTCTATAATACTATTTACGTCAGACCATGGAGATTTATTAGGAGATCATAATCTATTTAGAAAGACCTATCCATACCAAGGTAGTATATCTGTACCATTTATAATATATGATCCAGGCAAGTTATTGGGAGAAAATAGAGGACAGACTATTTCCAAGGTTGTTGAACTAAGGGATATAATGCCTACATTATTAGATATAGCAGGTGTAGATATTCCAGATACTGTAGATGGGAAAAGCATCAGAATATTAATAGAAGGAAATTTAAATGGGAATTGGAGAGAATACATACATGGGGAACACAGCGGAGGTGCTGTTTCCAATCACTATATAGTTACAGAAAAAGATAAGTATATATGGTATTCTCAAACTGGCCAAGAGCAATATTTTAATTTAAAAACTGATCCCAAAGAACTTCACGACCTTATTGGAGATGATAAATATTCTTCAAGAATCCAGGATTTAAGAAGCAAGCTAATTAAGGAACTGGAGGGAAGAGAAGAGGGGTACACAGATGGAAATAAACTAATAGTTGGAAGAGCCCCTAAGGAATGTTTAAAACATATACTATAG
- a CDS encoding sugar phosphate nucleotidyltransferase, with the protein MVKTTLVVMAAGMGSRYGGLKQIDPIGPNGEIIIDYSIYDAIKAGFQKVVFIIKEDKKEDFHNIIGAKIEKLVEVEYVFQKVEDLPEGFEVPEGRVKPWGTGHAVLCCRDVVDTPFAVINADDFYGASTFKIIHDFLVNAKDSKGCYDYSMVGFLLENTLTDHGHVARGVCSVDDEDYLKEINERTHIEKFDDGAKYTEDNETWIDIPKGSTVSMNIWGFTPSIFTELKSNFPKFLEESKGNILKAEYFLPTVVDKLISQGKAKVKVLRCNEKWYGVTYKEDKPQVKEAIRKLIENRVYPENLWGINDGK; encoded by the coding sequence ATGGTTAAGACAACTCTTGTCGTTATGGCAGCTGGAATGGGAAGCAGATATGGTGGATTAAAGCAGATAGATCCTATAGGACCTAATGGAGAAATTATTATAGATTATTCTATCTATGATGCTATAAAGGCTGGTTTTCAAAAGGTTGTATTTATTATTAAAGAAGATAAAAAAGAAGATTTTCATAATATAATTGGTGCTAAAATAGAAAAATTAGTTGAAGTAGAATATGTATTTCAAAAGGTTGAAGATTTGCCAGAAGGTTTTGAGGTTCCAGAGGGCAGAGTAAAACCATGGGGTACAGGTCATGCTGTTTTATGTTGTCGCGATGTTGTGGATACTCCTTTTGCTGTAATTAATGCAGATGATTTTTATGGTGCCTCTACCTTTAAAATAATTCATGATTTTCTTGTGAATGCTAAAGACAGCAAGGGATGTTATGATTATTCAATGGTTGGATTTCTGCTGGAAAATACTCTTACAGATCATGGACATGTTGCTCGTGGAGTATGCAGCGTTGATGACGAAGACTATTTAAAGGAAATTAATGAAAGAACTCATATTGAAAAGTTTGATGATGGTGCAAAATACACTGAGGATAATGAAACTTGGATTGATATTCCTAAAGGCAGTACTGTTTCTATGAATATTTGGGGCTTTACACCTAGCATCTTTACAGAATTAAAGAGTAATTTTCCAAAGTTTTTAGAAGAGAGTAAAGGCAATATATTAAAAGCTGAGTATTTCTTGCCAACTGTTGTTGACAAATTGATATCTCAAGGCAAGGCAAAAGTAAAAGTACTAAGATGTAATGAAAAATGGTATGGTGTTACTTACAAGGAAGATAAGCCTCAAGTAAAAGAAGCGATAAGAAAATTAATAGAAAATAGAGTTTATCCAGAAAATTTATGGGGGATTAACGATGGAAAATAA
- a CDS encoding family 43 glycosylhydrolase, whose translation MISKLENGAVWYDTNGNIIHAHGGHMLFKDGFYYWYGENRTKDNYVSCYRSKDLMNWEFRNNILTTDSKTEAIRIRTDLRLLNELGGKVNLERPKVLYNELTQKYVLWVHYENGIDYSCAACAIATSDSPDGDFVYHGSFNPYGYMSRDCTLYKDEDGTAYFISASRDNADLHVYKLTEDYMNVESLVHKLWQGEYREAPALVKKGQVYYMISSFCTGWEPNQCKYAFANSIDGRWSLLKNIGDETTYCTQPAFILPIEGDEQITYIYVSDRWDGENYHNSRYVFLPIDFNKDGSISINYCHEFEININDGKFIAKDK comes from the coding sequence ATGATTTCGAAATTAGAAAATGGGGCCGTTTGGTACGATACAAACGGTAATATAATTCACGCTCATGGCGGGCATATGCTATTCAAAGATGGATTTTACTACTGGTATGGGGAAAATAGAACAAAAGATAATTATGTAAGCTGTTATCGTTCAAAAGATTTAATGAACTGGGAGTTTAGAAATAATATTTTAACAACTGATTCAAAGACTGAAGCTATCCGAATTAGAACAGATTTAAGATTGCTCAATGAATTAGGGGGAAAGGTTAATTTAGAGCGCCCTAAAGTGCTTTACAATGAATTAACTCAAAAGTATGTACTTTGGGTTCATTATGAGAATGGAATAGATTATAGCTGTGCTGCTTGTGCAATTGCAACTAGTGACAGTCCAGATGGAGATTTTGTCTATCATGGCAGCTTTAATCCCTATGGCTATATGTCAAGAGATTGTACCTTATATAAGGATGAAGATGGAACAGCATATTTTATTTCTGCGTCAAGAGATAATGCTGATTTACATGTTTATAAGCTTACAGAAGATTATATGAATGTAGAGAGTTTAGTTCATAAGCTATGGCAGGGAGAATATAGGGAAGCTCCAGCCCTTGTAAAGAAGGGTCAAGTATACTATATGATTTCATCCTTTTGTACCGGTTGGGAGCCAAATCAATGTAAATATGCATTTGCAAATTCAATAGATGGAAGGTGGAGTTTACTGAAAAATATAGGAGACGAAACTACTTATTGTACTCAGCCTGCGTTTATTCTACCAATTGAAGGTGATGAACAAATAACTTATATTTATGTTTCAGATAGATGGGATGGAGAAAATTATCATAATTCTAGGTATGTATTTCTGCCTATTGACTTTAACAAAGATGGCAGTATTTCTATAAATTATTGCCATGAATTTGAGATTAATATAAATGATGGTAAATTCATAGCAAAAGATAAATAA
- a CDS encoding sulfatase yields the protein MNHVNRYNKPNIVFILIDDMGWKDLSCYGSDFYETPNIDKLAEDGMLFTDAYAACPVCSPTRASIMSGKYPARVGVTDWIGAHTRGKLIDAPYVKYLPLEEKSLAQALKEGGYNTWHVGKWHLGTEEYYPDKHGFDVNIGGCHLGHPAKGYFSPYDIENLSDGIDGEYLTDRITNEAIRLINNNDGKPFFLNLWHYTVHTPIEAKYEDIKRFEEKAKKLGINKVKCIEEGEFFPCNYKKHLKVQRRIMQSDSVYAAMIYNLDWNIGRLMKVLEEKEQLENTVVIFTSDNGGLATAEGSPTCNAPLSEGKGWMYEGGVREPLIVRWPDVVAPGSICYEPVTSPDFYPTILKIAGLPLIPEQHMDGKSFEALLRGSDSFQRGPIFWHYPHYGNQGGTPGCAIRVGDYKLIEFSEDNRLELYNLREDISEEKNLADKLPELALEMHERLIVWRNSIEAKIPAPNPEYCPLR from the coding sequence ATGAATCATGTGAATAGATATAATAAGCCAAACATAGTGTTTATATTAATTGATGATATGGGGTGGAAGGATTTAAGCTGCTATGGTAGTGATTTTTATGAAACTCCTAATATAGACAAGCTTGCAGAGGACGGAATGCTTTTTACTGATGCTTATGCAGCTTGTCCTGTTTGTTCTCCGACAAGAGCAAGCATAATGAGCGGGAAGTATCCGGCTAGAGTAGGGGTCACCGACTGGATTGGAGCTCATACAAGAGGAAAACTTATTGATGCACCATATGTGAAGTATCTTCCTCTTGAAGAAAAAAGCTTAGCTCAAGCTTTAAAAGAAGGAGGATACAATACCTGGCATGTTGGAAAGTGGCATCTGGGAACAGAAGAGTACTATCCTGACAAACATGGTTTTGATGTAAATATCGGAGGCTGCCATTTAGGCCATCCAGCTAAAGGATACTTTAGTCCTTATGACATTGAAAATCTTAGTGATGGTATAGATGGAGAATACCTAACAGATAGAATTACGAATGAGGCAATTAGATTAATTAATAATAATGATGGAAAACCATTTTTCTTAAACCTATGGCATTATACAGTACATACTCCAATAGAAGCCAAATATGAGGATATAAAGCGATTTGAAGAAAAGGCAAAAAAATTAGGAATTAATAAGGTAAAGTGTATTGAAGAAGGAGAGTTTTTCCCTTGTAATTATAAAAAACATTTAAAAGTCCAAAGGAGAATTATGCAATCAGATTCGGTATATGCTGCTATGATTTACAACTTAGATTGGAATATAGGCAGATTAATGAAGGTGCTAGAAGAAAAAGAACAACTCGAAAATACTGTAGTTATATTTACATCCGATAATGGAGGGTTGGCAACAGCTGAAGGGTCTCCAACTTGTAATGCTCCTTTAAGTGAAGGAAAGGGGTGGATGTATGAAGGAGGTGTTCGGGAGCCTCTAATTGTAAGATGGCCAGATGTAGTAGCACCAGGAAGTATTTGTTATGAGCCTGTTACATCTCCAGATTTTTACCCTACAATACTTAAGATAGCAGGTCTTCCATTAATTCCTGAGCAGCATATGGATGGAAAAAGTTTTGAGGCTCTATTAAGAGGTAGTGATAGTTTTCAAAGAGGACCAATCTTTTGGCATTATCCTCATTATGGAAATCAAGGGGGAACCCCTGGATGTGCTATTAGAGTTGGCGATTATAAACTAATTGAGTTTTCTGAGGATAATAGGCTAGAACTTTATAACTTAAGAGAAGACATTAGTGAAGAAAAAAATTTGGCTGACAAGTTACCTGAATTAGCTTTAGAAATGCATGAAAGGTTAATTGTATGGAGGAACAGCATAGAGGCGAAAATTCCAGCACCTAATCCGGAATATTGTCCTTTAAGATAA
- the galE gene encoding UDP-glucose 4-epimerase GalE codes for MEVLVTGGAGYIGSHACVELLQAGYQVVVVDNLCNSSEEAIKRVEEITGKKLKFYKEDLCNQNGLEEIFKDNNIEAVMHFAGLKAVGESVAIPLKYYTNNIFSTLTLCEVMKKFNVKNLVFSSSATVYGNPISFPIKEDFALSATNPYGRTKLMIEEILRDLYAADKSLNIAILRYFNPVGAHHSGLIGEDPNGIPNNLVPFITQVAVGKLKKLNVYGNDYDTPDGTGVRDYIHVVDLVIGHLKALEKLMTNPGLVTYNLGTGKGYSVLEMIEAFRKISEREIAYEIVDRRPGDIAVCYADTSLAQEQLGFHAAKGLLEMCEDSWRWQVNNPNGYKK; via the coding sequence ATGGAAGTATTAGTAACAGGTGGTGCAGGATACATTGGAAGTCATGCTTGCGTTGAACTGCTGCAGGCAGGCTACCAGGTAGTTGTAGTAGATAATCTTTGCAATAGCAGCGAAGAAGCTATAAAAAGAGTTGAAGAAATAACTGGTAAGAAACTGAAATTTTATAAAGAAGATTTATGTAATCAAAATGGATTAGAGGAAATTTTCAAAGATAACAATATTGAGGCGGTTATGCATTTTGCTGGTTTAAAAGCTGTTGGAGAATCAGTTGCTATTCCACTTAAATATTATACCAACAATATTTTCAGCACATTAACTTTGTGTGAGGTAATGAAAAAATTTAATGTTAAAAATTTAGTGTTTAGCTCATCTGCTACAGTATATGGAAATCCAATAAGCTTTCCTATAAAAGAAGATTTTGCACTTAGCGCTACAAATCCATATGGGCGTACTAAGCTTATGATTGAAGAAATTCTAAGAGATCTATATGCAGCAGATAAGAGCTTAAATATAGCAATACTTCGTTATTTTAACCCTGTGGGAGCTCACCACAGCGGGCTTATTGGTGAAGATCCTAATGGAATACCAAATAACTTGGTTCCATTTATAACCCAGGTTGCAGTTGGAAAGCTTAAGAAGCTGAATGTTTATGGAAATGACTATGATACACCTGATGGAACAGGAGTAAGAGACTATATACATGTAGTTGACCTTGTTATAGGGCACTTAAAAGCGCTGGAAAAGTTAATGACTAATCCTGGGCTTGTGACTTATAATCTTGGAACTGGAAAAGGCTACAGCGTCCTTGAAATGATAGAAGCCTTTAGAAAGATTTCTGAAAGAGAGATTGCATACGAAATTGTTGATAGAAGACCAGGAGATATTGCAGTTTGCTATGCTGATACTTCACTGGCACAAGAGCAATTGGGTTTTCATGCGGCAAAAGGTCTTTTAGAAATGTGCGAGGATTCCTGGAGATGGCAGGTAAATAACCCAAACGGGTATAAAAAATAA
- a CDS encoding AraC family transcriptional regulator yields MNFTRTVLNDEFQIDSIITVHYFEFACDYIFEGETHNFWELVYVDKGELEIMADDKGFKLKQGEMIFHKPNEFHNLWANGKIAPNIIVISFECRSKAMKFFENKIVSTGDVVKNLLAQIIKEALEAFSTPLNVSSTTSLEKKTESLFGSEQLIKIYLQQLLIYLVRRSTNILPHDRLSSSVRERTHNDMTNKIISYLEDNLRHNITFNDVCQYSSLSPTTLKAMFKELTGTGVMEYYKSLKVEEAKKLIREGKFNFTEIAEILGYSSIHYLSRQFKNATGMSPSEYASSVKAKI; encoded by the coding sequence ATGAATTTTACAAGAACAGTTTTAAATGATGAATTTCAGATAGATAGTATAATAACTGTGCATTATTTTGAGTTTGCTTGCGACTATATTTTTGAAGGAGAAACTCATAATTTTTGGGAGCTTGTGTATGTAGACAAAGGTGAGTTGGAAATTATGGCAGATGATAAAGGTTTCAAGCTTAAGCAGGGAGAGATGATCTTTCACAAGCCTAATGAGTTTCATAATTTGTGGGCTAACGGAAAAATTGCGCCTAATATTATTGTGATATCCTTTGAATGTAGATCCAAAGCTATGAAATTTTTTGAAAATAAAATTGTTTCCACAGGAGATGTAGTTAAAAATTTATTAGCACAAATAATTAAAGAAGCTTTAGAAGCATTTTCCACTCCGTTAAATGTTTCTAGCACAACTAGTCTGGAAAAAAAGACAGAGTCACTTTTTGGTTCAGAACAATTAATAAAAATTTATTTGCAACAGCTTTTAATATACCTAGTAAGAAGGAGTACAAATATTTTACCACATGATAGGCTTTCTTCTTCTGTTAGAGAAAGAACTCATAATGATATGACCAATAAAATAATAAGCTATCTGGAGGATAATTTACGACACAACATTACATTTAATGATGTATGCCAATATTCCAGTCTATCTCCTACCACTCTAAAAGCAATGTTCAAGGAGCTGACTGGCACTGGTGTTATGGAGTATTATAAATCTCTTAAGGTAGAGGAAGCTAAAAAACTTATAAGGGAAGGCAAATTTAACTTTACTGAAATTGCAGAGATACTAGGGTACTCATCTATTCATTATCTTTCCAGACAATTTAAAAATGCTACTGGTATGTCGCCTTCAGAATACGCTTCCTCAGTTAAAGCAAAGATATAG
- a CDS encoding ROK family protein — protein sequence MKNVVCFDVGGTFIKYAIINSDGKILLKDKFPTPRYNCKVSIPEEMMKIIENLRGQFSIDSVGICTAGLVDSKNGVVTVAYNFHEYSGARLAETIEQKTGLRTFVENDVNAAALGEMWIGAAKGESTFVCIALGTGVGGAIVINGNVFGGVSGAAGEIGHIIVNQQGEQCSCGSKGCYERYSSTSAFIRDYVNSAAKLGIKVDEAEINGEKIMMLVKSGDSLAVEVYKRFVDNIATGIVSITHLLDPGLIVVGGGISAQGKTFFEDLNSSFRERVISSYASHTKIVQAQLGNDAGIYGACYIAL from the coding sequence ATGAAAAATGTTGTTTGTTTTGATGTAGGTGGTACGTTTATAAAATATGCAATAATTAATTCAGATGGAAAGATATTGCTTAAAGATAAGTTCCCTACACCTAGATATAATTGTAAAGTAAGCATACCTGAAGAAATGATGAAAATAATAGAAAATCTACGAGGACAATTTAGCATTGATTCTGTTGGAATTTGTACTGCTGGATTGGTAGATAGTAAAAATGGTGTAGTAACGGTTGCGTATAATTTCCATGAATATTCAGGGGCTAGATTGGCAGAGACAATTGAACAGAAGACTGGATTAAGGACTTTTGTTGAAAATGATGTAAACGCTGCTGCATTAGGTGAGATGTGGATTGGTGCTGCAAAAGGAGAAAGTACTTTTGTATGTATTGCACTTGGCACAGGAGTTGGAGGAGCAATTGTAATTAACGGAAACGTATTTGGTGGAGTAAGCGGAGCAGCTGGAGAAATAGGGCATATAATTGTAAATCAGCAAGGGGAACAGTGCTCATGTGGGAGCAAAGGCTGCTATGAAAGATACTCTTCTACTTCAGCTTTTATAAGAGACTATGTAAATAGCGCTGCAAAACTTGGTATAAAAGTTGATGAAGCAGAAATCAATGGTGAAAAAATTATGATGCTTGTTAAGTCTGGAGACAGTTTAGCAGTTGAAGTATATAAAAGATTTGTTGACAATATAGCAACTGGCATTGTAAGTATAACTCACCTTTTAGATCCAGGGCTAATAGTTGTAGGAGGAGGAATATCCGCTCAAGGTAAGACCTTTTTCGAAGATTTAAATTCAAGTTTTAGAGAGAGAGTAATCAGTAGTTATGCAAGTCATACAAAGATTGTGCAAGCTCAGCTTGGAAATGATGCTGGAATATATGGAGCATGCTATATTGCACTATAG
- a CDS encoding carbohydrate-binding family 9-like protein, whose product MKNYSIKKIRQEKMNMQLWNDIPSLSIECYPWDENNYRPLTEVKLVYNNSKLMVKFICVEKNPIAKYLDFNGPVYKDSCVEFFFNPLPSESSQYINLEINSKGNFLLQIGKDKESRKFIDDVDKNIFNVISYTGPDFWSVEFEVPFCFVEKYYGKIEFKSEYKIKGNFYKCGDETVYPHYGCWNEITNGTPNFHLPQYFGELILE is encoded by the coding sequence ATGAAAAATTATAGTATAAAGAAAATAAGGCAAGAAAAAATGAATATGCAACTATGGAATGACATTCCATCACTATCTATAGAATGTTACCCGTGGGATGAGAATAATTATAGACCTTTAACTGAGGTTAAACTTGTTTATAATAATTCAAAGCTTATGGTAAAGTTTATATGCGTAGAAAAAAATCCTATTGCTAAATATCTTGATTTTAATGGACCTGTATACAAAGACAGCTGTGTAGAATTCTTTTTTAATCCTTTACCAAGTGAATCTTCACAATACATAAACTTAGAAATTAACTCTAAGGGTAATTTCCTATTACAAATCGGTAAAGATAAGGAGAGTAGGAAATTTATAGATGATGTTGATAAAAATATATTTAATGTTATAAGCTATACTGGACCCGATTTTTGGTCTGTAGAATTTGAGGTACCATTTTGTTTTGTAGAAAAATATTATGGAAAGATAGAATTTAAATCAGAGTATAAAATTAAGGGGAATTTTTATAAGTGTGGAGATGAAACAGTATATCCTCATTATGGCTGTTGGAATGAAATAACTAATGGTACCCCTAATTTTCATCTTCCACAGTATTTTGGTGAATTAATTTTAGAATAG
- a CDS encoding extracellular solute-binding protein: MKKVLTLVLTSLMLVSTLAGCTSKPAQNQKVETGKDSSKEHMEISIAHWEIEKALAGRDSDKVLQKLEKDLNITIKPVNTTWDDYSQKIQLWSTSKQLPDLFSIDAIGTSNYHNWIKKGIVKALPTDLSKYPKLKEYLNVSDIEALKEDGKLYNIPRKTWDSPEYNALDRLVVYRWDLAQAAGITKEPTTWEEFQAMLKAIKEKDPEKKNIAGLSVINPTLFDGLFFTYSLPAAMSDGSGSDYKWIEKDGKYVPTYFANDPLPTFKLARDMYTKGLIDPDVANAKTNISYDKFRQGQISALVMSGSISKINGELASKWKDLYPNKKFEDSVKILAPLPAVDGNKYYSMFKTYWSELYINGSVSDAKRDRIMQMIEYFLSDEYTTMLRFGIEGEDYTKENGQIVRKPDVNLGKKYPFTGVNGFIEWDQGTTEFKQPTIYPATKKMGEDYMKIIKTECKAPKVDMRLTYMSTPLKDKFVIKPADDLLQIMMGKDPVEKMWGDIYNKYKSNGLDKMVDEVNAEAKKLGYIK; the protein is encoded by the coding sequence ATGAAAAAAGTACTTACTTTAGTACTTACTAGCTTGATGCTAGTTTCTACTTTGGCAGGTTGCACAAGCAAACCAGCTCAAAATCAGAAAGTAGAAACTGGAAAAGATTCATCAAAGGAACATATGGAGATATCAATTGCTCACTGGGAAATTGAAAAAGCTCTTGCTGGCAGGGACTCTGATAAGGTCCTTCAAAAGTTAGAAAAAGATCTTAATATCACAATTAAGCCGGTTAATACAACCTGGGATGACTATTCTCAAAAAATTCAATTATGGTCAACTTCAAAACAATTGCCTGATCTTTTCTCAATAGATGCAATTGGTACTTCAAACTATCATAATTGGATAAAAAAGGGGATAGTAAAAGCGTTACCTACAGATTTATCAAAATATCCTAAGTTAAAGGAATATTTAAATGTTAGTGATATTGAAGCTCTAAAAGAAGATGGAAAATTATATAATATACCTAGAAAAACATGGGACAGCCCAGAGTATAATGCTCTTGACCGTTTAGTAGTATATCGTTGGGATTTAGCTCAAGCAGCAGGAATCACAAAGGAACCAACAACTTGGGAAGAGTTCCAAGCTATGCTTAAAGCAATTAAAGAAAAAGACCCAGAAAAGAAAAATATAGCTGGTCTATCAGTTATAAATCCAACTTTATTTGATGGACTATTCTTTACCTACAGCTTACCTGCTGCTATGTCAGACGGAAGCGGAAGTGATTATAAGTGGATTGAAAAGGACGGCAAGTATGTACCAACATATTTTGCAAATGATCCTCTTCCAACCTTTAAGCTAGCTCGTGACATGTATACTAAAGGTTTGATTGACCCAGACGTTGCAAACGCTAAAACAAATATATCCTATGATAAGTTCCGTCAAGGACAAATAAGCGCTTTAGTTATGTCTGGAAGTATATCAAAAATTAACGGTGAATTAGCTTCTAAGTGGAAAGATCTTTATCCGAACAAGAAGTTTGAAGACTCTGTTAAGATTCTAGCTCCTCTTCCTGCTGTTGATGGAAACAAGTATTATTCAATGTTTAAAACATATTGGTCTGAGCTATATATCAATGGAAGTGTAAGCGATGCAAAAAGAGACAGAATAATGCAGATGATAGAATACTTCTTATCAGATGAGTATACTACTATGCTTAGATTTGGTATTGAAGGAGAAGACTATACTAAAGAAAATGGCCAAATTGTAAGAAAACCTGATGTTAATCTTGGTAAAAAATATCCTTTTACAGGAGTAAATGGGTTCATTGAGTGGGATCAAGGTACAACAGAATTTAAACAACCAACTATTTACCCAGCAACTAAAAAGATGGGTGAAGACTATATGAAAATAATTAAGACTGAATGTAAAGCTCCAAAGGTTGATATGAGACTTACTTATATGTCTACGCCACTAAAGGACAAGTTTGTTATCAAACCAGCAGATGATCTACTACAAATTATGATGGGTAAAGATCCTGTAGAGAAAATGTGGGGAGATATTTATAACAAGTATAAATCAAATGGCTTAGATAAAATGGTTGACGAAGTTAATGCCGAAGCGAAGAAACTTGGTTATATAAAATAA